From the Streptomyces syringium genome, one window contains:
- the qcrB gene encoding cytochrome bc1 complex cytochrome b subunit encodes MSTSTADNQRKAPAGERMADWADGRLGIYGLAKANMRKIFPDHWSFMLGEVALYSFIIIILTGVYLTLFFHPSMNEVVYHGSYVPMQGMRMSEAFQSTLNISFDVRGGLLIRQIHHWGALIFLAAMFVHMMRVFFTGAFRKPREVNWLFGFLLFVLGMFTGFTGYSLPDDLLSGTGVRFMEGAILSVPIVGTYISFFLFGGEFPGSDFVPRFFSIHVLLLPGIMLGLLVAHLILVFFHKHTQFPGPGRTNKNVVGMPLLPVYMAKAGGFFFLVFGVIAAVSAIATINPIWAIGPYRPDQVSTGAQPDWYMGFSEGLIRVMPGWEINLWGHTLVLGVFIPLVIFPLVLLAIAVYPFIESWVTGDKREHHLLDRPRNAPTRTAFGAAWISVYFVLLIGGGNDLWATHFHLSINAITWFVRVGFFVVPVLTFIATRRICMGLQRRDRDKVLHGRESGIIKRLPHGEFVEVHEPLSQEALHTLTAHEQPKPLELGPEVDENGVKRKLSATEKLRVKLSKGFYGEGTHIPKATAEEYQEITSGHGHH; translated from the coding sequence ATGAGTACTTCAACAGCTGACAACCAGCGCAAGGCGCCCGCCGGTGAGCGGATGGCCGACTGGGCGGACGGCCGACTGGGCATCTACGGCCTGGCCAAGGCCAACATGCGCAAGATCTTCCCGGACCACTGGTCCTTCATGCTGGGTGAGGTCGCGCTCTACAGCTTCATCATCATCATCCTCACGGGTGTGTATCTGACGCTGTTCTTCCACCCGAGCATGAACGAGGTCGTCTACCACGGCTCGTACGTCCCCATGCAGGGCATGCGGATGTCGGAGGCGTTCCAGTCGACGCTCAACATCAGCTTCGACGTCCGTGGCGGTCTGCTGATCCGGCAGATCCACCACTGGGGTGCGCTGATCTTCCTCGCGGCGATGTTCGTGCACATGATGCGCGTCTTCTTCACGGGTGCCTTCCGCAAGCCGCGTGAGGTCAACTGGCTGTTCGGCTTCCTGCTGTTCGTGCTGGGCATGTTCACCGGCTTCACCGGCTACTCCCTGCCGGACGACCTGCTCTCGGGCACCGGCGTCCGCTTCATGGAGGGCGCGATCCTGTCCGTGCCGATCGTCGGTACGTACATCTCGTTCTTCCTGTTCGGCGGCGAGTTCCCCGGCTCGGACTTCGTGCCGCGGTTCTTCTCCATCCACGTTCTGCTGCTGCCGGGCATCATGCTCGGTCTGCTGGTGGCGCACCTGATCCTGGTGTTCTTCCACAAGCACACCCAGTTCCCCGGCCCCGGCCGGACGAACAAGAACGTGGTCGGCATGCCGCTGCTGCCGGTCTACATGGCCAAGGCCGGAGGCTTCTTCTTCCTGGTCTTCGGTGTGATCGCGGCGGTCTCCGCGATCGCGACGATCAACCCGATCTGGGCGATCGGCCCGTACCGGCCGGACCAGGTGTCCACCGGCGCGCAGCCCGACTGGTACATGGGCTTCTCCGAGGGCCTGATCCGTGTCATGCCGGGCTGGGAGATCAACCTCTGGGGCCACACCCTGGTCCTGGGCGTCTTCATCCCGCTGGTGATCTTCCCGCTGGTCCTCCTGGCCATCGCGGTCTACCCGTTCATCGAGTCCTGGGTGACCGGCGACAAGCGGGAGCACCACCTGCTGGACCGCCCGCGCAACGCCCCGACGCGCACCGCGTTCGGTGCCGCCTGGATCAGCGTGTACTTCGTGCTGCTGATCGGTGGTGGAAACGACCTGTGGGCCACCCACTTCCACCTCTCGATCAACGCCATCACCTGGTTCGTCCGGGTCGGCTTCTTCGTGGTGCCGGTACTGACCTTCATCGCCACGCGCCGGATCTGCATGGGTCTCCAGCGCCGCGACCGGGACAAGGTGCTGCACGGACGCGAGTCCGGCATCATCAAGCGCCTGCCGCACGGTGAGTTCGTCGAGGTCCACGAGCCGCTGTCGCAGGAGGCCCTGCACACCCTCACCGCGCACGAGCAGCCCAAGCCGCTCGAGCTCGGCCCCGAGGTCGACGAGAACGGCGTGAAGCGCAAGCTGAGCGCCACGGAGAAGCTCCGCGTGAAGCTCTCGAAGGGCTTCTACGGCGAGGGGACGCACATCCCCAAGGCCACCGCGGAGGAGTACCAGGAGATCACCAGCGGCCACGGCCACCACTGA
- the qcrC gene encoding cytochrome bc1 complex diheme cytochrome c subunit: MKKLSARRRHPLAAVVVLLFALAVTGGLYAAFAPADTAKADDTAQSLAIEEGKKLYSVGCASCHGTGGQGTTDGPSLVGVGAAAVDFQVATGRMPLQQQGAQAPKKKAIYSQAEIDQLAAYIASLGAGPSVPSKSQYSPDGADIAKGGELFRTNCAQCHNFTGKGGALSNGKYAPPLDDVDPKHIYEAMQTGPQNMPSFPDTTMTEKNKKDIIAYLDTVNSSKSESPGGLELGGLGPVSEGLFAWIFGLGAMIAVAIWVAAHTAKAKKS; the protein is encoded by the coding sequence GTGAAAAAGCTCTCCGCACGACGACGCCATCCGCTGGCGGCGGTCGTCGTCCTACTCTTCGCGCTGGCGGTAACTGGGGGGCTGTACGCCGCGTTCGCGCCCGCGGACACGGCCAAGGCCGATGACACCGCCCAGTCCCTTGCCATCGAGGAGGGCAAGAAGCTCTACTCCGTGGGCTGCGCAAGCTGCCACGGCACCGGCGGTCAGGGCACCACCGACGGCCCGAGCCTGGTCGGCGTGGGTGCCGCGGCCGTCGACTTCCAGGTCGCCACCGGCCGCATGCCGCTGCAGCAGCAGGGCGCCCAGGCGCCCAAGAAGAAGGCGATCTACTCGCAGGCCGAGATCGACCAGCTCGCCGCGTACATCGCCTCGCTCGGCGCCGGCCCCTCGGTTCCGTCCAAGAGCCAGTACAGCCCGGACGGCGCGGACATCGCCAAGGGTGGGGAGCTCTTCCGTACGAACTGCGCCCAGTGCCACAACTTCACCGGCAAGGGTGGCGCTCTCTCGAACGGCAAGTACGCCCCGCCGCTCGACGATGTCGACCCGAAGCACATCTACGAGGCCATGCAGACCGGCCCGCAGAACATGCCTTCCTTCCCCGACACCACGATGACGGAGAAGAACAAGAAGGACATCATCGCGTACCTCGACACGGTCAACAGCAGCAAGTCGGAGAGCCCGGGCGGCCTCGAACTGGGTGGGCTCGGCCCGGTCAGTGAGGGTCTGTTCGCGTGGATCTTCGGTCTGGGTGCGATGATCGCCGTCGCCATCTGGGTCGCGGCCCACACCGCTAAGGCCAAGAAGTCATGA
- a CDS encoding aminotransferase class V-fold PLP-dependent enzyme → MSACPVAATAATDTATIEAPADAPLPVLGHDVRVPLVTGGEVPYAALDYAASAPALRRVWDDVAAYAPYYGSVHRGAGYLSQLSTDLFESSRADVAAFLGCRPTDQVVFTRSTTDSLNLLAAVVPAGTRVFVFETEHHASLLPWERREDVDVTYLDAPRTPGQAVRTLEEALAAREPYGPALVCVTGASNVTGELWPVRELAAAAHAHGARIVLDAAQLAPHHPVDVAELDVDWVAFSGHKLYAPFGAGVLAGRADWLQAGEPYLAGGGASRKVARRDGGGVDVEWHDTAARHEAGSPNVIGVYAIAAACKALTEAGFERLVAREQRLVETVRAGLAEVPGVKVLSLFGDDAPRVGVISFVVEGWNSSHFAAALSAEYGIGVRDGLFCAHPLVRTLLGDDSREAGECGAPDGAAGEGPQLNALRVSFGAGTPDEHVERFVTAVGELVRDGARWSYRTEGGRCVPA, encoded by the coding sequence ATGTCCGCATGCCCTGTTGCCGCCACGGCCGCCACCGACACCGCCACCATCGAGGCCCCCGCCGACGCGCCCCTGCCGGTCCTCGGCCACGACGTGCGGGTGCCGCTCGTCACCGGGGGCGAGGTGCCGTACGCGGCGCTCGACTACGCGGCCAGCGCCCCGGCGCTGCGGCGGGTGTGGGACGACGTCGCCGCGTACGCGCCCTACTACGGGAGCGTGCACCGCGGGGCCGGTTACCTCTCGCAGCTGTCGACCGACCTGTTCGAGAGCAGCCGGGCGGACGTGGCTGCCTTCCTCGGCTGCCGCCCCACCGACCAGGTCGTCTTCACCCGCTCCACCACCGACTCGCTGAACCTGCTCGCGGCCGTCGTTCCGGCCGGCACCCGGGTCTTCGTCTTCGAGACCGAGCACCACGCCTCGCTGCTGCCGTGGGAGCGGCGTGAGGACGTCGACGTCACCTATCTCGACGCGCCGCGCACCCCGGGCCAGGCGGTCCGGACGCTGGAGGAGGCCCTCGCCGCACGCGAGCCGTACGGTCCGGCCCTGGTCTGTGTGACCGGTGCGTCCAATGTGACGGGTGAGCTGTGGCCCGTGCGGGAGCTGGCCGCCGCCGCGCACGCGCACGGCGCCCGGATCGTGCTGGACGCCGCGCAGCTGGCCCCGCACCACCCGGTGGACGTCGCGGAGCTGGACGTCGACTGGGTCGCCTTCTCCGGGCACAAGCTGTACGCGCCCTTCGGCGCCGGTGTACTGGCCGGGCGCGCGGACTGGCTCCAGGCCGGCGAGCCGTATCTGGCGGGCGGCGGAGCGAGCCGCAAGGTCGCGCGGCGCGACGGGGGCGGGGTGGACGTCGAGTGGCACGACACCGCGGCCCGGCACGAGGCGGGCTCGCCCAACGTCATCGGGGTGTACGCCATCGCTGCGGCCTGCAAGGCGCTCACGGAGGCCGGTTTCGAGCGGCTCGTCGCGCGCGAGCAGCGGCTCGTCGAGACGGTACGGGCGGGCCTCGCGGAGGTGCCCGGGGTCAAGGTGCTCTCGCTGTTCGGCGACGACGCCCCGCGCGTGGGGGTCATCTCCTTCGTCGTGGAGGGCTGGAACAGCTCGCACTTCGCCGCGGCGCTCTCCGCGGAGTACGGGATCGGGGTCCGCGACGGGCTCTTCTGCGCGCACCCGCTGGTGCGGACGCTGCTGGGGGACGACTCCCGCGAGGCGGGGGAGTGCGGTGCGCCGGACGGCGCCGCGGGTGAGGGCCCGCAGCTCAACGCCCTCCGCGTCAGCTTCGGCGCGGGCACGCCGGACGAGCATGTCGAGCGCTTCGTGACGGCGGTGGGGGAACTGGTCCGGGACGGTGCGCGGTGGTCCTACCGGACGGAGGGTGGGCGCTGCGTTCCCGCGTAA
- the trpD gene encoding anthranilate phosphoribosyltransferase: protein MNVVTPAGGDSATARTWPGVLDALLAGVDLSADDTAWAMDRIMRGEATDAQIAGFAVALRAKGETVAEISGLVRTMYAHANLIEVPGPSVDIVGTGGDGAKTVNISTMSAIVVAGTGAKVVKHGNRAASSASGASDVLEKLGVNLDLTPRRVVEVAEEAGITFCFAVKFHPALRHVAPARRELGIRTTFNVLGPLTNPARVKAQATGVADARMAPILAGVLAERGASALVFRGDDGLDELTTTATSQVWIVGGGEVRREAFDPRDVGIDLVPVEALRGADASYNADVARRLLDGETGPVRDAVLLNSAAALVALEPTGAPLAEQITAGLAKAAESIDSGAAKRALERWVLASNG, encoded by the coding sequence ATGAACGTTGTGACCCCGGCAGGCGGCGACAGCGCGACGGCCCGCACCTGGCCGGGTGTGCTCGACGCCCTCCTCGCCGGTGTGGACCTGAGCGCGGACGACACCGCCTGGGCCATGGACCGGATCATGCGCGGTGAGGCGACCGACGCCCAGATCGCGGGCTTCGCGGTGGCGCTGCGCGCCAAGGGCGAGACGGTCGCCGAGATCTCCGGTCTCGTACGGACCATGTACGCGCACGCCAACCTCATCGAGGTGCCCGGCCCGAGCGTGGACATCGTCGGCACGGGCGGCGACGGCGCCAAGACCGTCAACATCTCCACCATGTCCGCGATCGTCGTGGCCGGCACCGGCGCGAAGGTCGTCAAGCACGGCAACCGCGCCGCCTCCTCCGCGAGCGGCGCCTCGGACGTGCTGGAGAAGCTGGGCGTCAATCTGGACCTCACCCCGCGCCGGGTGGTGGAGGTGGCCGAGGAAGCCGGCATCACCTTCTGCTTCGCGGTGAAGTTCCACCCCGCCCTGCGCCATGTGGCGCCCGCCCGCCGCGAGTTGGGCATCCGCACCACGTTCAACGTGCTCGGCCCGCTGACCAACCCCGCGCGGGTCAAGGCCCAGGCGACCGGCGTCGCCGACGCCCGGATGGCGCCCATCCTGGCCGGCGTCCTCGCCGAGCGCGGCGCCTCCGCGCTCGTCTTCCGCGGCGACGACGGGCTGGACGAGCTGACCACCACCGCGACCTCCCAGGTGTGGATCGTCGGGGGCGGCGAGGTGCGCCGCGAGGCCTTCGACCCGCGGGACGTGGGGATCGACCTGGTGCCCGTGGAGGCACTGCGGGGCGCGGACGCCTCGTACAACGCCGATGTCGCCCGGCGGCTGCTGGACGGCGAGACCGGCCCCGTACGGGACGCGGTGCTGCTCAACTCGGCGGCGGCGCTGGTTGCCCTGGAGCCGACCGGCGCCCCGCTGGCCGAGCAGATCACGGCGGGCCTCGCGAAGGCGGCGGAGTCGATCGACTCGGGCGCGGCGAAGCGGGCGCTGGAGCGGTGGGTCCTGGCCAGCAACGGTTAG
- a CDS encoding rhomboid family intramembrane serine protease gives MIGKVVRLGKAAFPGPRDGARATRVPTPVMTYTLLGICCVVFLLGPASGFNASYGTGAELIAAQTTYFGRWGVVPEELWLGPTSELCTPFTALFVHGNWLHLLGNMLFLYVFGAMTEERLGRIPFVLFYLATGYLALLGYAAVHAHSAQTLVGASGAISGVLGAFLYLFPKARVTSLFPFLFFLPLRFPAWAVLLFWFALQWLAARTAGDRPGVAYLAHVMGFCLGFVCAWARCGPADRVKAAARSREESPAPGGDPGTPDRSQP, from the coding sequence ATGATCGGAAAGGTAGTACGTCTCGGAAAGGCGGCATTCCCCGGCCCCCGTGACGGTGCCCGTGCGACCCGCGTGCCGACCCCCGTGATGACCTACACCCTCCTCGGCATCTGCTGCGTCGTCTTCCTCCTCGGCCCCGCCTCGGGCTTCAACGCCTCCTATGGCACCGGCGCCGAGCTGATCGCCGCGCAGACCACCTACTTCGGGCGCTGGGGCGTGGTGCCCGAGGAGCTGTGGCTCGGCCCGACCTCGGAGCTGTGCACGCCGTTCACCGCCCTCTTCGTGCACGGCAACTGGCTGCACCTGCTGGGGAACATGCTCTTCCTCTACGTCTTCGGCGCGATGACGGAGGAACGACTGGGCCGGATCCCCTTCGTCCTCTTCTATCTCGCCACGGGCTATCTGGCGCTGCTCGGCTACGCGGCCGTGCACGCCCACTCCGCCCAGACGCTCGTCGGCGCGTCCGGGGCGATCTCCGGGGTGCTCGGTGCGTTCCTCTATCTCTTCCCCAAGGCCCGTGTCACCAGCCTCTTCCCGTTCCTCTTCTTTCTGCCCCTGCGGTTTCCGGCGTGGGCAGTGCTGCTCTTCTGGTTCGCGCTGCAATGGCTCGCCGCGCGCACGGCGGGCGACCGCCCCGGAGTGGCCTACCTGGCCCACGTGATGGGCTTCTGCCTCGGCTTCGTCTGCGCGTGGGCCCGCTGCGGACCTGCGGATAGAGTGAAGGCCGCAGCCAGGTCCCGCGAGGAGTCGCCCGCTCCCGGGGGCGACCCCGGGACCCCCGATAGGAGCCAGCCGTGA
- the qcrA gene encoding cytochrome bc1 complex Rieske iron-sulfur subunit, whose protein sequence is MSSQDIPEENLPSTQGDAHATAVAVAGDPFADPGLPPHEHRIQDIDERAAKRSERVVAFLFVLSMLATVGFIASYVTLPVDKIVYIFPLGHISALNFALGMTLGVALFCIGAGAVHWARTLMSDVEHADERHPIAAEPEVKAKVLADFKQGAEESTFGRRKLIRNTMFGALALVPLSGVVLLRDLGPLPGTKLRKTAWSAGKMLINQNTNQPLRPEDIQVGSLTFAMPEGMKEEDHDFQKEIAKASLMIVRLRPENIKDKQELDWSADGIVAFSKICTHVGCPISLYEQQTHHVLCPCHQSTFDLADGGRVIFGPAGHALPQLRIKVNDKGYLEAMGDFAEPVGPAYWERG, encoded by the coding sequence ATGAGTAGCCAAGACATTCCAGAAGAGAACCTGCCGAGCACGCAGGGCGACGCGCACGCCACCGCCGTAGCCGTCGCGGGCGACCCGTTCGCCGACCCCGGCCTGCCGCCGCACGAGCACCGCATCCAGGACATCGACGAGCGGGCCGCCAAGCGCTCCGAGCGCGTGGTCGCGTTCCTGTTCGTCCTGTCGATGCTGGCGACCGTCGGCTTCATCGCCTCGTACGTGACCCTGCCGGTCGACAAGATCGTCTACATCTTCCCGCTCGGTCACATCAGCGCGCTGAACTTCGCGCTGGGCATGACCCTCGGTGTGGCGCTGTTCTGCATCGGCGCGGGCGCGGTCCACTGGGCCCGCACCCTGATGTCCGACGTCGAGCACGCCGACGAGCGGCACCCCATCGCCGCCGAGCCCGAGGTCAAGGCCAAGGTCCTGGCCGACTTCAAGCAGGGCGCGGAGGAGTCGACCTTCGGCCGGCGCAAGCTGATCCGCAACACCATGTTCGGCGCGCTGGCCCTGGTGCCGCTCTCCGGTGTGGTGCTGCTGCGCGACCTCGGTCCGCTGCCGGGCACCAAGCTCCGCAAGACCGCCTGGTCCGCGGGCAAGATGCTGATCAACCAGAACACGAATCAGCCGCTGCGCCCCGAGGACATCCAGGTCGGGTCCCTCACCTTCGCCATGCCCGAGGGCATGAAGGAGGAGGACCACGACTTCCAGAAGGAGATCGCCAAGGCGTCCCTGATGATCGTCCGGCTCCGTCCGGAGAACATCAAGGACAAGCAGGAACTCGACTGGTCGGCCGACGGCATCGTCGCGTTCTCCAAGATCTGCACGCACGTCGGCTGCCCGATCAGCCTGTACGAGCAGCAGACGCACCACGTGCTCTGCCCGTGCCACCAGTCGACCTTCGACCTCGCCGACGGCGGACGAGTGATCTTCGGCCCGGCCGGTCACGCGCTTCCGCAGCTGCGGATCAAGGTCAATGACAAGGGCTACCTTGAGGCCATGGGCGACTTCGCCGAGCCCGTCGGTCCTGCCTACTGGGAGCGCGGATGA
- the ctaE gene encoding aa3-type cytochrome oxidase subunit III — protein sequence MSVVATATAVDTGHAHPSVNRPNLTSVGTIIWLSSELMFFAALFAMYFTLRSVMGADHWKEMADSLNLPFSATNTTILVLSSLTCQLGVFAAERGDVKKLRTWFVVTFVMGAIFIGGQVFEYTELVKKDGLSLSSDPYGSAFYLTTGFHGLHVTGGLIAFLLVLGRTYAAKRFTHHQATAAIVVSYYWHFVDVVWIGLFATIYLIK from the coding sequence ATGTCGGTCGTGGCGACAGCAACAGCAGTAGATACCGGGCACGCGCACCCCTCGGTCAACCGACCGAACCTCACCAGCGTCGGAACCATCATCTGGCTGAGTTCCGAGCTGATGTTCTTCGCGGCCCTCTTCGCGATGTACTTCACCCTGCGATCGGTGATGGGCGCCGACCATTGGAAGGAAATGGCGGACAGCCTGAACCTTCCGTTCTCGGCGACCAACACCACGATCCTGGTGCTCTCCTCCCTCACCTGCCAGCTCGGTGTCTTTGCGGCCGAGCGCGGCGACGTGAAGAAGTTGCGCACATGGTTCGTGGTCACCTTCGTGATGGGTGCCATCTTCATCGGCGGCCAGGTCTTCGAGTACACCGAACTGGTCAAGAAGGACGGGCTCTCGCTCTCCTCCGACCCGTACGGCTCGGCCTTCTACCTGACGACCGGCTTCCACGGCCTGCATGTGACGGGCGGTCTCATCGCCTTCCTGCTGGTCCTGGGCAGGACGTACGCGGCCAAGAGGTTCACCCACCACCAGGCGACGGCGGCCATCGTCGTGTCCTACTACTGGCACTTCGTCGACGTGGTCTGGATCGGGCTCTTCGCCACGATCTACTTGATCAAGTAA
- a CDS encoding L,D-transpeptidase, with translation MSHSPRRRTALACAMLAIPVALGAAACGGSSNPLAAKPYDATRNVSLTSAREGKPADPSKPLEVRAEHGDKITDVTATDAAGRYVKGELAADGSSWHSTGALSAGAHYTVRVSVEDEEGAQGRRTLGFDTSAADRLLRVTFGPQKGTYGVGQPITAELSAPAPDPAARAVIERTLRVDSTPAVEGAWHWVDNRTLHYRPREYWPAHATIDVRSGLNGIKVGAGLYGGPSTPLRITTGDRIEAVTDASAHYMTVLRNGQQIRSIPVTTGKPGFATRNGVKVILGRESFVRMRGTSIGIAEGSSDSYDLPVHWATRVTWSGEYVHAAPWSVGSQGADNVSHGCTGMSTDNAKWFFDTVKVGDIVKVIGSTGETMTPFDNGFGDWNMPWETWRKGSALVAGKQDGSSPADAARLRPRV, from the coding sequence ATGAGCCACTCACCTCGACGCCGCACGGCGCTCGCCTGCGCCATGCTGGCGATTCCCGTGGCGCTGGGGGCCGCCGCGTGCGGCGGCTCGTCCAACCCCCTGGCCGCCAAGCCCTACGACGCCACCCGGAACGTGTCCCTCACCAGTGCCCGGGAAGGCAAGCCGGCCGACCCGAGCAAGCCGCTGGAGGTACGGGCCGAGCACGGTGACAAGATCACCGACGTCACCGCGACGGACGCCGCCGGGCGGTACGTCAAGGGCGAGCTGGCAGCCGACGGGTCCAGCTGGCACAGCACCGGCGCGCTGTCCGCCGGCGCGCACTACACCGTGCGCGTCAGCGTGGAGGACGAGGAGGGGGCCCAGGGGCGCCGGACGCTCGGTTTCGACACCAGCGCGGCCGACCGGCTGCTGCGCGTCACCTTCGGCCCGCAGAAGGGCACCTACGGCGTCGGACAGCCCATCACCGCCGAGCTCAGCGCCCCCGCCCCGGACCCCGCCGCGCGGGCCGTCATCGAACGCACCCTGCGCGTCGACTCCACCCCCGCCGTCGAGGGCGCCTGGCACTGGGTGGACAACCGGACGCTGCACTACCGTCCGCGCGAGTACTGGCCCGCCCACGCCACCATCGACGTGCGCTCCGGCCTGAACGGCATCAAGGTGGGCGCCGGTCTCTACGGCGGCCCCTCCACGCCCCTGAGGATCACCACCGGCGACCGCATCGAGGCCGTCACGGACGCGAGCGCGCACTACATGACCGTGCTGCGCAACGGCCAGCAGATCCGGTCCATCCCGGTGACCACCGGCAAGCCCGGCTTCGCCACCCGCAACGGGGTCAAGGTGATCCTCGGCCGGGAATCCTTCGTACGGATGCGCGGCACCAGCATCGGCATCGCGGAGGGCAGTTCGGACTCCTACGACCTGCCGGTCCACTGGGCCACCCGGGTCACCTGGAGCGGCGAGTACGTGCACGCCGCCCCCTGGTCCGTGGGATCGCAGGGGGCGGACAACGTCAGCCACGGCTGCACGGGGATGAGCACCGACAACGCCAAGTGGTTCTTCGACACCGTCAAGGTCGGCGACATCGTGAAGGTCATCGGCAGCACGGGGGAGACGATGACGCCGTTCGACAACGGCTTCGGCGACTGGAACATGCCCTGGGAGACATGGCGCAAGGGCAGTGCCCTCGTGGCCGGGAAGCAGGACGGGAGCAGCCCCGCCGATGCGGCCCGCCTGCGACCGAGGGTGTGA
- a CDS encoding Lrp/AsnC family transcriptional regulator, with translation MITSIVLIKTDVDRIPEIAEKIAALEGVSEVYSVTGAHDLIAMVRVARHDDLADVIPGRISKVPGVASTETHIAFRTYSSHDLEAAFAIGLDS, from the coding sequence GTGATCACTTCGATCGTGCTCATCAAGACCGACGTGGACCGGATCCCCGAGATCGCCGAGAAGATCGCCGCGTTGGAGGGCGTCAGCGAGGTCTATTCGGTCACCGGCGCGCACGACCTGATCGCCATGGTGCGGGTGGCCCGGCACGACGACCTCGCGGACGTCATCCCCGGCCGCATCAGCAAGGTCCCGGGCGTGGCCTCCACGGAGACGCACATCGCGTTCCGCACGTACTCCAGCCACGACCTGGAAGCGGCCTTCGCGATCGGCCTCGACTCGTAG
- a CDS encoding NYN domain-containing protein yields MVEHTGGEAAGDAGGADGVAEVLDRPLPEGIRRRVVGLVAEAFGGLTVAELPPQLRQYARFTPSRRAKFAGNAMAAAVENDAVFRQRISARLREGGSELAEALDAGSPPAAADPEDVAAMAYVLRPLGWVKLVTAAGEEAQRAGAERAGQEAQRELRQLREELAAARAEARTESDRARAELDAVRKEAEAAQRKLRSAVSDVRRGEAALRKAQAELETVRAAAAGEKTAALGEARRLKARLAEAESALEASRRAVREGRSVEDMRLRLLLDTVLDAAQGLRRELALPPASVRPADTVDAVEPGRMTPKDIANRALSETDPALLDQLLALPQAHLVVDGYNVTKTGYPTMPLDKQRLRLLGGLAMLAAQTGAEMTCVFDGAELAAPVLLAPPRGVRVLFSKAGVTADELIRQLVRAEPPGRPVVVVSTDREVADGVAKAGARPVASALLLKRLART; encoded by the coding sequence GTGGTGGAGCACACAGGCGGCGAGGCGGCCGGTGACGCCGGCGGGGCCGACGGTGTTGCCGAGGTGCTCGACCGTCCGCTGCCCGAGGGGATCAGGCGACGGGTCGTCGGGCTCGTCGCGGAGGCGTTCGGCGGGCTGACGGTCGCCGAACTGCCTCCTCAGCTACGGCAGTACGCCCGGTTCACGCCGAGCCGGCGGGCCAAGTTCGCGGGCAACGCCATGGCCGCCGCGGTGGAGAACGACGCCGTCTTCCGGCAGCGCATCTCCGCCCGGCTGCGCGAGGGCGGGTCCGAGCTGGCCGAGGCGCTGGACGCCGGGTCCCCGCCGGCCGCCGCCGACCCGGAGGACGTGGCGGCCATGGCCTATGTGCTGCGGCCGCTCGGCTGGGTCAAGCTGGTCACCGCGGCCGGCGAGGAGGCCCAGCGGGCCGGCGCCGAGCGGGCGGGCCAGGAGGCGCAGCGCGAATTGCGGCAGCTGCGCGAGGAGCTGGCCGCCGCGCGCGCCGAGGCCCGTACGGAGTCCGACCGGGCCCGCGCGGAGCTGGACGCGGTGCGCAAGGAGGCCGAGGCCGCGCAGCGCAAGCTGCGCAGCGCGGTCAGCGACGTGCGGCGCGGCGAGGCGGCCCTGCGCAAGGCGCAGGCCGAGCTGGAGACCGTGCGTGCGGCCGCCGCGGGCGAGAAGACGGCTGCCTTGGGCGAGGCGCGGCGGCTCAAGGCGCGGCTGGCGGAGGCCGAGTCGGCGCTGGAGGCGAGCCGCCGTGCGGTGCGCGAGGGGCGCAGCGTGGAGGACATGCGGCTGCGGCTGCTGCTCGACACCGTCCTGGACGCGGCGCAGGGCCTGCGGCGCGAGCTGGCCCTGCCGCCCGCGTCGGTGCGCCCGGCGGACACGGTGGACGCGGTGGAGCCGGGCCGGATGACGCCCAAGGACATCGCCAACCGCGCGCTGTCGGAGACCGATCCGGCGCTGCTGGACCAGCTGCTGGCGCTGCCGCAGGCCCACTTGGTGGTCGACGGCTACAACGTCACCAAGACCGGCTATCCGACGATGCCGCTGGACAAGCAGCGGCTGCGGCTGCTGGGCGGGCTCGCGATGCTGGCCGCGCAGACGGGCGCGGAGATGACGTGCGTCTTCGACGGCGCCGAGCTGGCCGCACCGGTGCTGCTCGCGCCGCCGCGCGGGGTGCGGGTGCTGTTCAGCAAGGCCGGGGTGACGGCGGACGAGCTGATCCGGCAGCTGGTGCGTGCCGAGCCGCCGGGCCGGCCGGTGGTCGTGGTCTCCACGGACCGGGAGGTGGCCGACGGGGTCGCGAAGGCGGGCGCGCGGCCGGTCGCATCGGCCTTGCTGCTCAAGCGACTTGCGCGTACCTGA